A region of Corvus cornix cornix isolate S_Up_H32 chromosome 3, ASM73873v5, whole genome shotgun sequence DNA encodes the following proteins:
- the CRLS1 gene encoding cardiolipin synthase (CMP-forming) isoform X1: protein MSNNMSRFSVLPSWEPTPRACSGTLRPPHPPRGGAGMSLGSRPPARHGHGCPRGESLCREYENPWTIPNILSMARMGLAPVLGYLIVEENFSVALGVFVLAGVTDLLDGFIARNWANQKSALGSALDPLADKILISVLYVSLTCANLIPVPLTSMIILRDAALIAAVFYVRYKTLSPPRTLSRYFNPCYATAQLKPTFISKMNTAVQLILVAASLAAPVFNYVDSIYLQTLWCITAFTTVTSAYSYYHYGRKTVQVIKNK from the exons ATGTCAAACAACATGTCACGCTTTtcagtgctgcccagctgggaacCTACCCCAAG GGCTTGTTCGGGAACGCTGCGGCCCCCGCACCCGCCGCGAGGAGGAGCGGGGATGAGCCTGGGCAGCCGCCCGCCGGCCCGCCATGGACACGGCTGTCCGCGCGGGGAGAGCCTGTGCCGGGAG TATGAAAACCCCTGGACCATCCCAAATATCCTGTCCATGGCGAGAATGGGTCTGGCGCCAGTTTTAGGTTATTTGATCGTTGAAGAGAATTTCAGCGTTGCACTTGGTGTCTTTGTCCTGGCTGGCGTGACGGACCTG CTGGATGGATTTATTGCACGGAACTGGGCTAATCAGAAGTCAGCACTGGGAAGTGCTCTCGATCCCCTGGCGGATAAAATTCTCATCAGCGTGCTCTACGTGAGCCTAACGTGTGCAAACCTTATCCCAG TTCCACTGACTTCCATGATTATCCTGCGGGATGCAGCGCTCATTGCCGCTGTTTTTTACGTGCGATACAAAACTCTTTCTCCACCG AGAACACTGAGTAGGTATTTTAACCCCTGTTACGCTACTGCACAATTAAAACCAACATTCATTAGCAAG atGAACACAGCTGTTCAGCTGATTTTGGTGGCAGCTTCTTTAGCAGCTCCTGTTTTCAATTATGTGGACAGCATATATCTGCAGACATTATG GTGCATCACAGCTTTCACAACGGTGACATCTGCCTACAGCTATTACCACTACGGCAGAAAAACTGTGCAGGTGATCAAGAACAAGTGA
- the CRLS1 gene encoding cardiolipin synthase (CMP-forming) isoform X2 — MARMGLAPVLGYLIVEENFSVALGVFVLAGVTDLLDGFIARNWANQKSALGSALDPLADKILISVLYVSLTCANLIPVPLTSMIILRDAALIAAVFYVRYKTLSPPRTLSRYFNPCYATAQLKPTFISKMNTAVQLILVAASLAAPVFNYVDSIYLQTLWCITAFTTVTSAYSYYHYGRKTVQVIKNK, encoded by the exons ATGGCGAGAATGGGTCTGGCGCCAGTTTTAGGTTATTTGATCGTTGAAGAGAATTTCAGCGTTGCACTTGGTGTCTTTGTCCTGGCTGGCGTGACGGACCTG CTGGATGGATTTATTGCACGGAACTGGGCTAATCAGAAGTCAGCACTGGGAAGTGCTCTCGATCCCCTGGCGGATAAAATTCTCATCAGCGTGCTCTACGTGAGCCTAACGTGTGCAAACCTTATCCCAG TTCCACTGACTTCCATGATTATCCTGCGGGATGCAGCGCTCATTGCCGCTGTTTTTTACGTGCGATACAAAACTCTTTCTCCACCG AGAACACTGAGTAGGTATTTTAACCCCTGTTACGCTACTGCACAATTAAAACCAACATTCATTAGCAAG atGAACACAGCTGTTCAGCTGATTTTGGTGGCAGCTTCTTTAGCAGCTCCTGTTTTCAATTATGTGGACAGCATATATCTGCAGACATTATG GTGCATCACAGCTTTCACAACGGTGACATCTGCCTACAGCTATTACCACTACGGCAGAAAAACTGTGCAGGTGATCAAGAACAAGTGA